The Fibrobacter sp. DNA window AAAAAAGAGGGAGGTACCTGCTTGACCACTGATAGATCGGAAAAACGCACTGCAGGCCTGAATTTACGCTCTCTCCTTATATAAACCCAGATTATGGGAATCCAGAGCAGGAAAAGGAACAGAAATTCAGGATCTCTGAGTCTCATTTGCCCTGACCTCCCACTCCTGCCTCGACCTTTTCCCCAAGAGGCTTCGTTGCCTCTAAAAACTCTCTCACCTCTGTGCCGAACCTTTCCAGAACAGCATCGTCGGGAATTTGACGGGCGAACTTGACCGGATCAGAAGCAGGGAAAAACCACTCAACCGATCTCCTGAGCTTGACTTCAAGGCCCGAAATCCCAACCCAGGCATTCATCTCCTCTGTTGTGAAATCTGAGGCATTGATCTCATACCGTCTCCCGATATATCGCTTGAAAATCTCGGAAAGCTCAAAAGTGTACTCCCTGATAAGACCTTTCTGAAGGTACTGCTTTGCCTCCAGCGCTCTCAATGCCTCAATAGCCTCTTCATAGGGCGGTTTGGGCGGGGGAGCAGTCTGCTCTTTGCGCAGCCGTTTCAATAAGAGCTTTGTCAGGTACACTCCTGCTGCAATGGCCACAGCGCCTGAAAGAAGCCATATCCACCAGAGCGGGGCTTTGCCGGCGCTTTGCTGAGGCTTTATGTCTTTCAGTTCAAGAATGCTGTCGTTAGTATTGAGTACAGAAATCACTTTCAGAGGGATACTGGTGGAAAACAGTGTGTCGATGCGGTTTTCCTGCTCATGGATGAATGGGAGGGAGGGGAGAGTGCAGCTCTCAGGTGTATAGGTGGTGATCACATATTCAAATGTCACACTGTCCGATTTCTCGCGCTCGGTACGGTGCATATTCCAATCTTTGATAATGATGTTACCGAAGCTGTTTTCATGCGCCGGAGGAGTAAGTGTGGTACCTTTAGGTATTATTGCGGAAACTTTAAAGAGGATCTTGTCTCCCACAGTCAATTCTCTGCTGCTTACCGTGGTATAAAGAACAGATGAACTGGCTGAAAATGCAATCGAGATGACTAAAATGGCAATCCTGCTTATGGAATTTTTCCAGGTCACGCTTTTATATCTCCCGCGATAATCATCCCTACCTGTACTAACCCGATCAGAAACCCCAGTACACCTCCCAGGTATTCAATCGCCTTCAGTTCACGGGAAGCGATTGAGAAGACGATTGACTCCAGTTTGGAGACTTCAAAATCCTTAATTTTATCATAGACGATTTTTCTGAAATCAAGTCTGGATTCCACTGTTTCAAAGAGGGAATCGATAGTGCCGGGAATCTCCTTCTGCAACTCCTCCATCAGGGCATCGGTCAACCTGGATACTACCTCCGGAGATACAAGCATCATAAGCAGTGTATTGGAAGTAATCTTTTCATCAATAAAATGACCGATTCTGGATTTTATCACTTTGCCGGTCTGATTGTGGAAATCTTCAGACTGGATAATGGCGTGGATATCTTTGTTGGATATCAGTTCCTTTTCAACGGTTTCAGCGATTTTTTCCGCTAATTCCAGTTTCCGTTTGGGCAGAAGACCCATGATACGGAACCAGAGGAAGCGGATCTCCCTGCGGGGCCGGAAAATCATCTTAACGGCCAGGAAGTTTGTAAACCAGCCGATAAGCGCGGAGATAACAGGTATTGCACAGTAAGTAGCGATCTGCATGGATCAGAATACGATTTTAGAGTAAAATTTATTCTTATTCCAAGCACTGAAATTGCAGATGGAATAAGGATTCAGTAATTCAGGAGTCAGAATTCAGGGGTTCAGAATTCAGCGTGGCCTGAGAATAAACCTACAGAAACTTCTATTTTAAGTTTTTATTGCCTGTATTCGGAACATTCTCAATATCGCAAGAATCAGATAGGTCTCGACCAGATGAAACCTTTGCCGGTTACCGCACTCTGTCTCCCGAATTCTGTCTTCTGAAACTGATTCTTGTTTACTTAATTCTCAATTCTGAATTCTTTTTCCTGAACGGTATGCATAAATTAAGTTTCAGCAGGCCTTTTTTTCAATACTTTCCAGCCCTGGGATGCTTATTCATATTAACAGGGCCTGAAATGTTCCATGTACTGCACGTTTCCGGGGTCGGCATCGGTATCGGTATCGTAACGAATAGCTTCAGAAAAAAGCCCGGGGAGTGTTTATCAGAGACGCGGAAATAGTCTCGAACTGAGATTAAGCTGATTGATTATTATAAAGAAGAGAAAAATCACCAGAGACCCAGGGGGAGAATAGAATTAGTAAAGTGAGGGGAAGGGGGAAAGTGTTTATAAGGTTTCTTTGTAGGAAACGGTTTGTTCTTTTTGTATGTGGGTTGCTGTTTCACCTCAGAGGTGAAATAGTGATTTAACCTGTTAAAACTTGGCCTTACAACTTCATAAATTCACCCCAGAGGTGAATCAAGGAACCTTCCACCCCCTCACCCCACTACACCCTCCGTTTCCCAATATCCCCATCAATAATAAAAAACATTGCTATTATAACAACAAAC harbors:
- a CDS encoding DUF445 family protein; the protein is MQIATYCAIPVISALIGWFTNFLAVKMIFRPRREIRFLWFRIMGLLPKRKLELAEKIAETVEKELISNKDIHAIIQSEDFHNQTGKVIKSRIGHFIDEKITSNTLLMMLVSPEVVSRLTDALMEELQKEIPGTIDSLFETVESRLDFRKIVYDKIKDFEVSKLESIVFSIASRELKAIEYLGGVLGFLIGLVQVGMIIAGDIKA